In Nothobranchius furzeri strain GRZ-AD chromosome 18, NfurGRZ-RIMD1, whole genome shotgun sequence, a single genomic region encodes these proteins:
- the LOC107392188 gene encoding uncharacterized protein C14orf132, producing the protein MDLSFMAAQIPVMTGAFMDSSPNDDYSGEHSLFNSSASVNAAPSAASVHGQQDEQQSMSSDAIWLWIAIIATIGNIVVVGVVYACTF; encoded by the coding sequence ATCCCGGTAATGACCGGCGCTTTCATGGACTCCTCTCCCAATGACGACTACAGCGGCGAGCACTCGCTCTTCAACTCCTCGGCTAGCGTCAACGCTGCTCCGTCAGCGGCCTCGGTACATGGCCAGCAGGACGAGCAACAGTCAATGTCTAGCGATGCCATCTGGCTCTGGATTGCCATCATCGCTACGATTGGAAACATTGTGGTGGTGGGCGTCGTCTACGCCTGCACTTTCTGA